In Streptomyces sp. NBC_00878, a single window of DNA contains:
- the meaB gene encoding methylmalonyl Co-A mutase-associated GTPase MeaB, which yields MQDVASLVAQAREGRPRAVARLISLVEGASPQLREVMAALAPLAGNAYVVGLTGSPGVGKSTSTSALVTAYRRQGKRVGVLAVDPSSPFSGGALLGDRVRMAEHATDAGVYIRSMATRGHLGGLAWAAPQAIRVLDAAGCDVILVETVGVGQSEVEIASQADTSVVLLAPGMGDGIQAAKAGILEIGDVYVVNKADRDGADATARELNHMLGLGESRGPGDWRPPIVKTVAARAEGIDEVVEALEKHRAWMEERGVLAERRLARAAHEVEAIAVTALRERIGDLHGDRRLSTLAERIVAGELDPYRAADELVAGLTQA from the coding sequence ATGCAGGACGTCGCCTCGCTGGTGGCCCAGGCCAGGGAGGGCCGGCCGCGGGCCGTGGCCCGGCTGATCTCCCTGGTGGAGGGGGCGTCCCCACAGCTCCGCGAGGTCATGGCCGCGTTGGCGCCGCTGGCGGGCAACGCGTACGTCGTGGGCCTCACGGGGTCGCCCGGTGTCGGCAAGTCGACATCCACATCGGCGCTCGTGACCGCCTATCGGCGGCAGGGCAAGCGGGTCGGTGTGCTGGCCGTGGACCCGTCGTCGCCCTTCTCGGGCGGTGCGCTGCTGGGCGACCGGGTGCGGATGGCGGAGCACGCGACGGATGCCGGCGTCTACATCCGGTCCATGGCGACGCGCGGGCACCTCGGCGGGCTCGCCTGGGCCGCCCCGCAGGCCATCCGCGTCCTGGACGCGGCGGGCTGCGACGTGATCCTCGTCGAGACGGTCGGCGTCGGCCAGTCCGAGGTCGAGATCGCCTCGCAGGCGGACACGAGTGTGGTGCTGCTGGCCCCCGGCATGGGCGACGGCATCCAGGCCGCCAAGGCGGGAATCCTGGAGATCGGCGACGTGTACGTGGTCAACAAGGCCGACCGCGACGGGGCGGATGCCACCGCCCGCGAGCTCAACCACATGCTGGGCCTCGGCGAATCCCGCGGTCCCGGCGACTGGCGCCCGCCCATCGTGAAGACGGTCGCGGCGCGGGCCGAGGGCATCGACGAGGTCGTCGAGGCGCTGGAGAAGCACCGGGCATGGATGGAGGAGCGGGGGGTGCTCGCGGAGCGGCGTCTCGCCCGCGCCGCCCATGAGGTGGAGGCCATCGCCGTGACCGCCCTCCGGGAGCGGATCGGCGACCTCCACGGCGACCGCCGGCTGAGCACACTGGCGGAGCGGATCGTGGCGGGGGAGCTGGACCCGTACCGGGCGGCGGACGAGTTGGTGGCGGGGCTCACGCAGGCGTGA
- a CDS encoding acetyl-CoA C-acetyltransferase: MSGTNSTTSVIVAGARTPMGRLLGSLKSFSGADLGGFAIKAALDRAGIGGDQVQYVIMGQVLQAGAGQIPARQAAVKAGIPMSVPALTINKVCLSGLDAIALADQLIRAGEFDVVVAGGQESMTNAPHLLPKSREGYKYGAIEMLDAMAYDGLTDAFENIAMGESTEKHNTRLGILRPEQDDFSALSHQRAAAARKNGLFEAEITPVEIPQRKGEPVVFSEDEGIRGETTTESLGKLRPAFTKDGTITAGSASQISDGAAAVVVMSKTKAQELGLEWIAEIGAHGNVAGPDNSLQSQPSNAIQHALKKEGIGVEDLDLIEINEAFAAVGVQSMKDLGVSTEKVNVNGGAIALGHPIGMSGARLVLHLALELKRRGGGVGAAALCGGGGQGDALIVRVPKA; encoded by the coding sequence ATGTCTGGAACGAACAGCACAACCTCGGTGATCGTCGCGGGCGCCCGCACGCCCATGGGGCGGCTGCTGGGCTCTCTGAAGTCCTTCTCCGGCGCCGACCTCGGTGGTTTCGCGATCAAGGCCGCCCTCGACCGTGCGGGTATCGGTGGCGACCAGGTGCAGTACGTGATCATGGGCCAGGTGCTCCAGGCCGGGGCAGGGCAGATCCCGGCACGCCAGGCCGCGGTCAAGGCGGGCATCCCGATGAGCGTCCCGGCGCTCACCATCAACAAGGTGTGCCTGTCGGGCCTCGACGCCATCGCGCTCGCGGACCAGCTGATCCGCGCCGGCGAGTTCGACGTGGTCGTGGCGGGCGGCCAGGAGTCGATGACCAACGCCCCCCACCTGCTGCCGAAGTCCCGGGAGGGCTACAAGTACGGCGCGATCGAGATGCTCGACGCCATGGCGTATGACGGGCTGACCGACGCCTTCGAGAACATCGCCATGGGCGAGTCGACCGAGAAGCACAACACGCGCCTCGGCATCCTGCGGCCCGAGCAGGACGACTTCTCGGCCCTCTCGCACCAGCGGGCCGCCGCCGCGCGGAAGAACGGCCTCTTCGAGGCGGAGATCACTCCGGTGGAGATTCCGCAGCGCAAGGGTGAGCCCGTCGTCTTCAGCGAGGACGAGGGCATCCGCGGTGAGACGACCACCGAGTCGTTGGGCAAGCTGCGGCCCGCGTTCACGAAGGACGGCACGATCACGGCCGGTTCGGCCTCCCAGATCTCCGACGGGGCGGCCGCCGTCGTCGTCATGAGCAAGACCAAGGCGCAGGAGCTCGGCCTGGAGTGGATCGCGGAGATCGGCGCCCACGGGAACGTCGCGGGACCCGACAACTCATTGCAGTCGCAACCGTCGAACGCGATCCAGCACGCGCTGAAGAAGGAGGGCATCGGCGTCGAGGATCTTGACCTGATCGAGATCAACGAAGCCTTCGCCGCCGTCGGGGTCCAGTCAATGAAGGACCTCGGGGTTTCCACGGAAAAGGTGAACGTCAACGGCGGCGCCATCGCCCTCGGTCACCCGATCGGCATGTCCGGCGCCCGGCTCGTCCTGCACCTCGCCCTCGAACTGAAGCGGCGCGGCGGCGGCGTGGGCGCTGCCGCGCTGTGCGGTGGCGGCGGGCAGGGTGACGCACTGATCGTGCGGGTACCAAAGGCCTGA
- the mce gene encoding methylmalonyl-CoA epimerase, whose protein sequence is MLTRIDHIGIACFDLDKTVEFYRATYGFEVYHSEINEEQGVREAMLKINETSDGGASYLQLLEPTREDSAVGKWLAKNGEGVHHIAFGTADVDADAAAIGDKGVRVLYEEPRRGSMGSRITFLHPKDCHGVLTELVTSAPVESPEH, encoded by the coding sequence ATGCTGACGCGAATCGACCACATCGGGATCGCTTGCTTCGACCTCGACAAAACTGTCGAGTTCTACCGGGCGACGTACGGCTTCGAGGTCTACCACTCCGAGATCAACGAGGAGCAGGGCGTACGCGAGGCCATGCTCAAGATCAACGAGACGTCCGACGGAGGCGCCTCCTACCTTCAGCTCCTCGAGCCCACCCGCGAGGACTCCGCAGTCGGAAAATGGCTGGCCAAGAACGGTGAGGGCGTGCACCACATCGCCTTCGGCACGGCGGATGTGGACGCGGACGCGGCCGCCATCGGGGACAAGGGCGTACGGGTGCTGTACGAGGAGCCGCGCAGGGGTTCGATGGGGTCGCGCATCACCTTTCTGCATCCAAAGGATTGCCACGGCGTCCTGACAGAACTGGTCACATCGGCGCCCGTTGAGTCACCTGAGCACTGA